From a single Aspergillus puulaauensis MK2 DNA, chromosome 2, nearly complete sequence genomic region:
- a CDS encoding mitochondrial 54S ribosomal protein mL59 (COG:S;~EggNog:ENOG410PQ04;~InterPro:IPR037507,IPR040922;~PFAM:PF18126;~go_component: GO:0005762 - mitochondrial large ribosomal subunit [Evidence IEA];~go_function: GO:0003735 - structural constituent of ribosome [Evidence IEA]), whose translation MATPQAAGTTSMLTQLPIRLRNFFARYPPQHYSAAVTPPAELPPSPTPTETEPLPSPYTPNRDAKGYKHEDPKLSISRALLQSNSKHPNPFLPRKNYRTGKWQGPRFGLRQQAELVKLAIRYNVEGLLPPGTKSTEYKETRRAERGLQVKGTGVGQKVKGHKWERTMEGRLEDRRKAMTEMPELIRLWKQRGHGRGWKKWPKR comes from the exons ATGGCCACCCCTCAGGCAGCAGGCACGACTAGCATGCTCACCCAACTTCCCATCCGCCTCCGCAACTTCTTCGCCCGCTACCCTCCCCAACACTACTCCGCGGCCGTCACACCACCAGCAGAGCTCCCACCATCGCCCACGCCTACAGAAACAGAACCCCTTCCTTCCCCATACACACCAAACAGAGACGCAAAGGGCTACAAGCACGAGGACCCAAAACTCTCGATATCGCGAGCCCTCCTCCAATCTAACTCGAAACACCCGAATCCGTTTCTCCCGCGCAAGAACTACCGCACGGGGAAATGGCAGGGTCCTCGCTTTGGACTGCGCCAGCAGGCGGAGCTAGTGAAGCTCGCTATCAGATATAATGTTGAGGGGTTGCTGCCGCCGGGCACGAAAAGTACCGAGTATAAGGAGACGAGACGCGCGGAGCGCGGATTGCAGGTCAAGGGTACTGGTGTTGGACAGAAGGTTAAGGGTCACAAGTGGGAGAGGACTATGGAGGGTAGACTTGAGGATAGGAGGAAGGCCATGACTGAGATGCCGGAGTTGATCAGGTTGTGGAAGCAG AGAGGTCACGGTCgtgggtggaagaagtggcCCAAGAGGTGA
- the hxB gene encoding putative molybdenum cofactor sulfurase protein (HxB) (COG:H;~EggNog:ENOG410PHRF;~InterPro:IPR015424,IPR005302,IPR005303,IPR028886, IPR000192,IPR015421,IPR015422;~PFAM:PF03476,PF00266,PF03473;~go_function: GO:0003824 - catalytic activity [Evidence IEA];~go_function: GO:0008265 - Mo-molybdopterin cofactor sulfurase activity [Evidence IEA];~go_function: GO:0030151 - molybdenum ion binding [Evidence IEA];~go_function: GO:0030170 - pyridoxal phosphate binding [Evidence IEA];~go_process: GO:0006777 - Mo-molybdopterin cofactor biosynthetic process [Evidence IEA]) codes for MGTSKGSVAPPMAYCSGYSDDIDVIREGEYPLLKDTTYLDHAGTTLYAKSLIDSFSRDLTGNLYGNPHSMSASSQLSAQRVDDIRLRALRFFNADPNEFDLIFVANATAGIKLVADAFRDSPRGFWYGYHVDAHTSLVGARELAEAGSRCFVHDEDVEAWISELGSAGREFPGLFAYPAQSNMNGRRFPMRWCKQIRRRYADTDNRVYTLLDAASFVSTSPLDFSDATSAPDFTVLSFYKIFGFPDLGALIVRKDAGGVFENRKYFGGGTVDMVLTDVNPWHAKKQTSIHERLEDGTLPFHSIIALDSAFETHRRLYGSMHNVASHTQFLAKQLRHRMAALRHYNGAKVCHLYTAPNSTEQTHSQGPIASFNIRNSRGMWVGKSEVERLASIKNIQIRSGTLCNPGGTAANLGWTGTDMRRHFSAGMRCGDANDIMDEWPTGILRVSLGAMSSKGDIDKFMAFLAEFYVDNPPESLLVPLMGDVSLQQPSFYVESLSVYPIKSCGAFRIPDGQRWEVRREGLAWDREWCLIHQGTGATLSQKRYPRMALIRPTVDLEREILRIACGDTHSPEGKALEIPLNRMSTNSITTSLCQNSSKPSTVCGDKVILQAYTSTTVSNFFTSFLEVPCTLARFPPRSSTRSCTTKIRTQNHGLQNPIMPGSFPQGPSSSPTPTRQNLGPILLANESPLLLVSRSSVNRLNESIKSNTPSNSPSSKKAVAADVFRANVVVAENLPTAERPYIEDTWESLDVGPEKLRFNVLGSCERCQMVCVDQYSGQRGEEPYATLAKTRKLDRRILFGRHISPAGEGECLGTVMVGDVVTPSYDNDS; via the exons ATGGGCACTTCAAAGGGCAGTGTCGCTCCGCCGATGGCATACTGCTCAGGATACTCCGACGACATCGACGTCATCCGGGAGGGTGAATATCCCTTACTAAAAG ACACAACCTACCTCGACCATGCGGGCACTACGCTCTACGCAAAGTCTCTGATTGACTCGTTCAGCCGTGACCTGACCGGGAATCTATATGGGAATCCCCATTCCATGTCCGCCTCGTCGCAGCTCTCGGCACAGCGTGTAGATGACATTCGTCTACGCGCACTTCGCTTCTTCAATGCGGACCCGAACGAGTTTGATCTTATTTTCGTGGCGAATGCCACTGCTGGCATTAAACTAGTTGCGGACGCTTTTCGGGACTCCCCACGCGGCTTTTGGTATGGGTACCATGTCGATGCCCATACCAGTCTGGTTGGAGCCCGGGAGCTTGCGGAGGCAGGATCTAGGTGTTTTGTGCACGATGAGGATGTGGAAGCGTGGATTTCCGAGCTGGGCTCAGCGGGTCGAGAGTTTCCTGGCCTATTCGCGTATCCTGCACAGTCAAATATGAATGGACGTCGATTTCCGATGCGATGGTGCAAGCAGATACGCCGTCGGTATGCAGATACAGATAATCGTGTCTATACCCTTCTTGATGCGGCTTCTTTCGTCTCGACGTCTCCGCTCGATTTCAGCGATGCTACGTCTGCTCCAGATTTCACGGTCCTTAGTTTCTATAAGATCTTCGGTTTTCCGGACCTTGGTGCATTAATTGTCCGGAAGGATGCGGGTGGTGTGTTTGAGAACCGGAAGTATTTTGGCGGCGGCACGGTCGACATGGTTCTGACCGATGTGAATCCGTGGCacgcgaagaagcagactTCGATTCATGAACGGTTGGAGGATGGGACGCTTCCGTTCCACAGCATAATCGCTCTGGATTCGGCATTTGAGACTCACCGTCGTCTATATGGTTCTATGCACAATGTCGCTTCCCATACGCAATTCCTTGCAAAGCAGCTGCGCCACCGAATGGCTGCTCTCAGGCATTATAATGGGGCAAAAGTCTGCCATCTCTATACGGCACCCAATTCGACTGAGCAAACCCACTCTCAGGGTCCAATTGCTTCCTTCAATATAAGAAACAGTCGTGGTATGTGGGTTGGTAAATCCGAGGTGGAAAGACTAGCAAGCATCAAGAATATCCAGATTAGGTCTGGAACGCTTTGCAACCCGGGAGGTACAGCTGCGAACCTAGGTTGGACAGGGACTGATATGCGTCGCCATTTCTCCGCTGGGATGCGGTGCGGAGATGCCAACGACATTATGGATGAGTGGCCAACCGGGATATTGCGAGTTAGTTTGGGTGCTATGAGCAGCAAAGGAGATATCGACAAATTTATGGCTTTCCTAGCGGAGTTTTATGTCGATAACCCCCCGGAAAGCTTATTGGTACCACTCATGGGAGATGTATCCTTACAGCAACCCAGCTTCTACGTCGAGAGTCTTTCCGTCTATCCGATAAAAAGTTGTGGTGCCTTCCGAATACCGGATGGACAGCGGTGGGAAGTGCGTCGAGAAGGATTAGCCTGGGACAGGGAATGGTGTCTTATTCACCAGGGTACAGGTGCAACACTCAGTCAGAAGAGGTACCCTCGCATGGCGCTCATTCGGCCAACAGTCGACCTTGAACGTGAGATTTTACGCATCGCTTGTGGGGATACACATTCCCCTGAAGGGAAAGCTCTCGAGATCCCACTCAATCGCATGAGCACCAACTCCATTACTACCTCACTATGTCAGAACTCTTCCAAACCGTCCACCGTCTGCGGCGACAAAGTGATTCTCCAAGCATATACCTCAACAACGGTATCTAATTTCTTCACAAGTTTCCTCGAAGTACCCTGTACATTAGCAAGATTCCCTCCACGATCCTCGACCAGATCCTGTACTACAAAAATCAGAACTCAGAACCACGGCCTCCAAAACCCAATCATGCCAGGCTCATTCCCTCAGGgaccttcttcctcaccaACACCCACACGCCAAAACCTTGgccccatcctcctcgccaacgAAAGcccccttctcctcgtctcccGTTCATCCGTGAACCGCCTCAACGAATCCATCAAGTCCAACACTCCGAGCAACTCTCCCAGTAGCAAGAAGGCCGTCGCCGCGGACGTCTTCCGTGCCAACGTCGTCGTGGCAGAGAACCTCCCAACAGCCGAAAGACCATACATCGAAGATACCTGGGAATCGCTGGATGTTGGGCCCGAGAAGCTACGCTTTAATGTTCTAGGCTCTTGTGAGCGATGCCAGATGGTCTGCGTTGACCAGTATTCTGGCCAGCGCGGTGAAGAGCCTTACGCTACTTTGGCAAAAACGCGAAAGCTTGATAGGAGGATACTATTTGGGAGACATATTTCGCCtgctggtgagggtgagtGTTTAGGGACCGTCATGGTTGGGGATGTTGTTACGCCGTCTTATGATAATGAttcatga
- a CDS encoding putative mRNA splicing protein (Prp39) (COG:A;~EggNog:ENOG410PIX7;~InterPro:IPR003107,IPR011990;~go_function: GO:0005515 - protein binding [Evidence IEA];~go_process: GO:0006396 - RNA processing [Evidence IEA]): MADYNFGGSEEENAELKKLETELLDDPDNFESWERLVRGAEALEGGVNRNSNPQAITTVRNAYDRFLAKFPLLFGYWKKYADLEFSITGTEAADMVYERGIASISSSVDLWTNYCTFKAETSHDTDIIRELFERGANCVGLDFLSHPFWDKYIEYEERVEAFDKIFGILGRVIEIPMHQYARYFERYRQLAQMRPLAELASHDLLSQFRAELDAAAGQVPPGAKADAEIERDLRLRVDSHHLEIFSTTQTETTKRWTYESEIKRPYFHVTELDEGQLVNWRKYLDFEETEGSYSRTQFLYERCLVTCAHYDEFWQRYARWMSAQPGKEEEVRNIYQRASYLYVPIANPATRLQYAYFEEMSGRVSVAKEIHEAILINIPDHVETIVSLANVCRRHGGLDSGIEVYKTQLDSPQTDLSTKAALVAEWARLLWKIKGSAEEARQVFQSNQQFYWGSQPFWKSYLTFELDQPTSAATEEAQYERIKQVVEDIRSKSALSTDVAKELVQIYMVYLLERGTQDAAKEYMTLDREVHGPASVCKAKTGGTEPTPQAVHQDATPVTPAAPVVPVAPVAPVAAAPQANPYNYYQQQSPVNGGFPNPQA, from the exons ATGGCGGATTACAACTTTGGAGGCTCCGAGGAGGAGAACGCAGAGCTTAAGAAGCTAGAAACTGAGCTG CTCGATGATCCGGATAATTTCGAGAGCTGGGAACGACTTGTTCGTGGTGCAGAGGCTCTGGAGGGAGGTGTAAACCGAAACTCCAACCCGCAAGCGATCACCACGGTGCGCAACGCCTACGACCGGTTCCTCGCCAAATTCCCGTTATTGTTTGGATACTGGAAGAAATATGCCGACCTGGAATTCTCCATCACTGGAACTGAGGCGGCGGATATG GTGTACGAGCGAGGCATTGCGAGCATTTCTTCCTCCGTTGATCTATGGACCAACTACTGCACCTTCAAAGCGGAGACATCTCACGACACAGACATCATCAGAGA GCTCTTTGAGCGCGGAGCGAACTGTGTCGGGTTAGATTTCCTGTCACACCCGTTCTGGGATAAATATATCGAGTACGAGGAACGAGTCGAGGCCTTTGACAAGATTTTCGGGATCCTAGGCCGCGTCATTGAGATTCCGATGCACCAGTATGCTCGCTACTTTGAGCGCTACAGACAGCTCGCGCAGATGCGTCCTTTGGCGGAGCTGGCATCTCACGATCTCTTGTCACAGTTCCGTGCTGAACTGGACGCCGCCGCAGGACAGGTTCCTCCTGGTGCAAAGGCTGATGCTGAAATCGAGCGCGACTTGCGTCTTCGTGTCGACAGTCATCATCTCGAAATTTTCTCCACGACACAGACCGAGACTACGAAACGCTGGACATACGAATCAGAAATAAAGCGCCCGTACTTCCATGTCACAGAACTGGACGAAGGCCAACTGGTCAACTGGAGAAAGTATCTCGACTTTGAAGAGACTGAAGGCTCCTACTCACGAACACAGTTCTTGTATGAACGATGCCTCGTGACGTGCGCGCATTACGATGAGTTCTGGCAGCGTTATGCTAGATGGATGTCTGCTCAGCctgggaaggaagaggaagtgcGCAACATCTACCAGCGCGCAAGCTATCTATATGTTCCAATCGCCAACCCAGCAACCCGCCTACAGTATGCCTACTTTGAAGAGATGTCTGGGCGAGTGAGTGTGGCCAAGGAAATCCATGAAGCtattctcatcaacatccccgaCCACGTCGAAACAATTGTCTCGCTAGCCAATGTATGCCGTCGTCATGGGGGTCTTGATTCCGGCATCGAAGTGTACAAAACTCAATTGGATTCTCCACAAACGGACCTGAGCACCAAGGCCGCCCTTGTGGCTGAATGGGCTCGGTTACTGTGGAAGATCAAGGGCTCGGCCGAGGAGGCTCGCCAAGTTTTCCAGTCCAACCAGCAATTCTACTGGGGCAGCCAACCGTTCTGGAAGAGCTACCTCACATTCGAGCTGGACCAACCTACAAGCGCCGCAACAGAGGAAGCTCAATATGAGCGGATAAAGCAAgtggttgaggatatccGGTCGAAGAGCGCACTCTCGACAGACGTTGCCAAGGAGCTCGTTCAGATCTATATGGTGTACCTGCTTGAACGCGGTACCCAAGATGCTGCAAAGGAATACATGACACTTGACAGGGAAGTTCATGGTCCCGCGTCTGTCTGTAAGGCGAAAACTGGAGGCACAGAGCCAACTCCTCAAGCCGTACACCAGGATGCTACTCCCGTGACCCCCGCCGCTCCCGTCGTCCCCGTCGCTCCCGTTGCACCAGTCGCTGCTGCACCCCAAGCCAATCCGTACAACTACTACCAGCAACAGAGTCCCGTTAACGGCGGTTTCCCGAACCCCCAGGCTTGA